From the Candidatus Paceibacterota bacterium genome, one window contains:
- a CDS encoding BPSL0067 family protein, giving the protein MKKRMLSVGIVAILLFAMAMVPAGAASDLKITDYNLNSLQNWGTWTQYKYTGWALLRWEYGPSILDATYQKKRMVGDVPAITVADMKGGYWGECVSLVKALSKSTVATDGWAKGDNVVLTGSVKPGTAIATFNSAGVYSGHVAIFRDYVRDSGGKIKEVLVWDQNYVSPYVVGRHNFKIAGSGVNNASSYYVVRV; this is encoded by the coding sequence ATGAAGAAAAGAATGTTAAGTGTGGGAATTGTCGCAATATTGCTGTTTGCGATGGCAATGGTTCCAGCAGGGGCTGCATCGGATTTGAAAATAACAGACTATAACCTAAACAGCTTACAGAATTGGGGAACCTGGACGCAATATAAATATACTGGCTGGGCATTATTAAGATGGGAATATGGTCCTTCGATTCTCGATGCAACTTATCAGAAAAAAAGAATGGTTGGAGATGTCCCGGCAATAACAGTAGCTGATATGAAAGGCGGATATTGGGGCGAATGCGTAAGTCTAGTTAAAGCGCTTAGCAAGAGCACCGTGGCAACTGATGGTTGGGCAAAAGGAGATAATGTGGTTTTGACTGGTTCAGTGAAACCAGGGACAGCAATTGCTACTTTTAATTCAGCTGGAGTCTATAGCGGACATGTTGCAATATTTAGAGACTATGTTCGCGATTCAGGCGGAAAGATTAAAGAGGTTCTGGTCTGGGATCAAAATTATGTCAGTCCATATGTTGTAGGCAGGCATAATTTTAAGATAGCTGGAAGTGGTGTGAATAACGCAAGCAGTTACTATGTGGTAAGAGTATAA
- the rpmG gene encoding 50S ribosomal protein L33: MSQDSLIKLQCKECKRVNYNSTKNKKTVKEKIVLSKYCPVCRKHTEHTEIKGK; encoded by the coding sequence ATGTCACAAGATAGTCTAATCAAATTGCAATGCAAAGAATGCAAAAGAGTGAACTATAATTCCACAAAAAACAAGAAAACAGTCAAAGAAAAGATCGTACTGTCGAAATATTGTCCGGTTTGCAGGAAACATACCGAGCACACGGAGATCAAGGGGAAATAG
- a CDS encoding hemolysin family protein, giving the protein MTYLYILLLLLLSAIFSGLSLGIFSLNKEDLKRKADLGDIRAKRIYELRENGNLLLCTLLIGNVMVNSTLSIFLGSITSGVVAGIVATLLIVIFGEIVPQAVFSRFAMDFVSRLTWLVKIFIYIFYPLSRPISWALDKVLGEEIPMTYSKREIMKIVEEHHESEDSDIDIDEKNVIKGALSYSSKTVYDILTPRTEVFGLPFDRELNEETIKKISEIGHSRIPVYNKDLDSIVGILYVKDILFKGFEGKRVGDMARKNVIFVDFNKPLDDLLNAFKNTRNHMFVVLDKHGVVSGIVTIEDVLEEIIGAEIVDEFDKFDDLQKLAKKRIAEKKLNKI; this is encoded by the coding sequence ATGACATATTTATATATTCTTTTGTTGCTTCTGCTTTCCGCAATATTTTCGGGGCTATCCCTTGGAATCTTCAGCTTGAACAAAGAAGATCTGAAGAGGAAAGCCGATCTTGGAGATATCAGGGCAAAGAGGATATATGAACTGAGAGAAAATGGAAATCTTTTACTTTGCACTCTTCTGATCGGTAATGTCATGGTGAATTCGACATTGTCCATATTCCTGGGCTCGATAACGTCAGGCGTTGTCGCAGGGATCGTTGCGACGCTGCTGATCGTGATCTTCGGGGAGATCGTGCCTCAGGCGGTTTTTTCAAGGTTTGCCATGGATTTTGTTTCGAGACTCACATGGCTCGTGAAAATTTTCATATATATTTTTTATCCGTTATCGCGGCCTATTTCATGGGCGCTGGACAAAGTCTTGGGAGAAGAAATACCGATGACCTATTCGAAGAGGGAGATAATGAAGATCGTTGAAGAACATCATGAATCCGAAGATAGCGACATAGATATAGACGAAAAGAATGTTATCAAGGGAGCTCTTTCATATTCCAGCAAAACGGTATATGACATTCTGACTCCCAGAACCGAAGTATTTGGACTTCCGTTCGACAGGGAACTGAACGAGGAAACGATAAAAAAGATCTCTGAGATCGGGCACTCAAGGATACCGGTTTACAATAAGGATCTGGACAGTATCGTGGGAATATTGTATGTGAAAGACATCCTGTTCAAGGGGTTTGAGGGGAAGAGGGTCGGAGATATGGCGAGAAAAAATGTCATTTTTGTGGATTTCAACAAGCCCCTGGATGATCTCCTGAACGCGTTCAAGAACACCAGGAATCATATGTTCGTGGTGCTTGATAAGCATGGTGTTGTTTCGGGAATTGTGACGATCGAAGATGTCCTGGAGGAGATCATAGGAGCCGAGATTGTCGATGAGTTCGACAAGTTCGACGATCTTCAGAAATTGGCCAAAAAAAGGATAGCTGAGAAAAAATTGAACAAGATTTGA
- a CDS encoding YbhB/YbcL family Raf kinase inhibitor-like protein has product MKITSKAFESSRSIPKKYTCRGEDVNPPLEFQEISKDAKSLVLIVDDPDASMGTWSHWIVWNIKPDIGGIDENGMPENSIAGSNDFGKNDYGGPCPPSGTHRYFFRIYALDELLGLEPSANRTDLERAMSGHVMDYGELVGLFAK; this is encoded by the coding sequence ATGAAAATCACAAGCAAGGCATTTGAAAGCAGCCGATCGATCCCGAAGAAATATACATGCCGGGGGGAGGATGTGAATCCGCCCCTTGAGTTCCAAGAGATTTCCAAGGATGCAAAAAGCCTTGTTCTAATCGTTGATGATCCGGATGCAAGCATGGGAACATGGAGCCATTGGATCGTTTGGAACATAAAACCGGACATCGGCGGGATAGATGAGAACGGCATGCCGGAAAATTCGATCGCGGGATCGAACGATTTCGGAAAAAATGATTATGGCGGTCCGTGCCCTCCATCGGGAACGCACCGATATTTCTTCAGGATATATGCCCTGGACGAGCTGCTTGGTCTTGAACCGTCGGCGAACAGGACGGATCTTGAGAGGGCTATGTCGGGGCATGTAATGGATTATGGGGAACTGGTCGGTCTTTTCGCAAAATGA
- a CDS encoding SdpI family protein: MLKSSRKTGYLAAGIAAVIVLSGILLYPSLPEKMASHWNLRGEADGYMPKIYGVFLMPVFYLFLLALLIALPRIDPLKENIGKFRKYYNGLMIMLFLFFFYIHALTIAWNLGMRFDMTRMIIPAFSILFFYLGIVMERSERNWFIGFRTPWTLTSDEVWKKTHELGGKLFRLIGMVAFLGIFIGSSAMIFAIILAVISSLYLFIYSYLEYRKIDKREKNG; this comes from the coding sequence ATGCTGAAAAGTTCGCGAAAAACAGGGTATCTGGCCGCCGGGATAGCTGCGGTCATTGTTTTATCCGGAATACTGCTGTATCCTTCATTGCCGGAAAAGATGGCTTCACATTGGAACCTCCGGGGCGAGGCCGATGGCTATATGCCGAAAATCTACGGTGTGTTTCTGATGCCCGTGTTCTATTTGTTCTTGCTGGCATTGCTGATCGCGCTTCCGAGGATCGACCCGCTTAAAGAAAATATCGGGAAATTCAGAAAATATTATAATGGACTGATGATCATGCTGTTCCTTTTTTTCTTTTATATTCATGCATTGACCATCGCCTGGAATCTCGGTATGAGATTTGATATGACAAGGATGATCATTCCTGCATTCTCCATTCTGTTCTTTTATCTGGGAATTGTGATGGAAAGGTCGGAGAGGAATTGGTTTATCGGGTTCAGGACGCCCTGGACGCTGACGAGCGATGAAGTGTGGAAAAAAACTCACGAGCTCGGCGGAAAACTTTTCAGACTGATAGGCATGGTGGCTTTTTTGGGAATATTTATCGGAAGCAGCGCGATGATCTTTGCGATCATATTGGCGGTCATTTCTTCATTATATCTGTTTATCTATTCATATCTTGAATATCGGAAGATCGATAAGCGCGAAAAAAACGGCTGA
- a CDS encoding HD domain-containing protein translates to MEISDIVLRKIDGYKFKGGLDQTAKLFLKLASMYHQKVKEHSERVALLSEEIAIRTGKDPKPAFIGALMHDNAKILLPYDLFDDRNISEEEYQKIKKHPVKGFEILKDFHEFTAMCAGLHHALYESGYGLTLKDFPPDWDLELVKKALDISVIISIADFIDAFTHRKTSIKDGSDKGSLRLEEMLKAKYPNDHQAVEVALKVQKELNM, encoded by the coding sequence ATGGAAATAAGCGATATAGTGCTGAGAAAGATAGATGGATACAAATTTAAAGGCGGACTGGACCAAACAGCAAAGCTATTTTTGAAATTAGCATCCATGTATCATCAGAAGGTCAAGGAACATTCGGAAAGAGTCGCATTGCTGTCCGAAGAGATCGCCATCAGGACCGGGAAAGATCCAAAACCGGCTTTTATTGGAGCGCTTATGCACGATAATGCAAAAATTTTGCTTCCTTATGATCTTTTTGACGACAGAAATATCAGCGAAGAAGAGTATCAGAAAATAAAAAAGCATCCCGTCAAAGGATTTGAGATCCTAAAAGATTTCCATGAATTCACGGCGATGTGCGCGGGACTTCATCACGCACTTTATGAGTCCGGATATGGACTTACGTTGAAAGATTTTCCGCCGGATTGGGATCTTGAATTGGTGAAAAAGGCGCTTGATATATCAGTCATAATATCCATTGCTGATTTCATAGACGCCTTCACTCACAGGAAAACAAGCATAAAGGATGGCTCCGACAAGGGATCTCTGAGACTTGAAGAAATGCTCAAGGCAAAATATCCCAATGATCATCAGGCGGTGGAGGTTGCGCTGAAAGTTCAAAAAGAACTGAATATGTAA
- a CDS encoding DMT family transporter — MDLTFGIFFGLISMLSWGASDFFIAKSVRGSGVLRAFLWAQLTSVMLLFFIFLAYYDLPKFTFYTIALVMTAGTLGVVSNLSFYQSLRVGKVCIVMPVASCWAMITVVLSMIFLGESLDIAQLFGIVFAIAGASLVSFKLSDLKNLDIKKHAHQGVEFAVVAAFAYGTNFVLIDVLVSEIGWFLSILMIEIVVVFLLLFYSGATKSDIAFPKNVFLFVILVGILDATAYLSYGIGVTSEFGSIVAPIAASSPAISILLAKIFFKEYLEINQKIGILSVISGLILLSM, encoded by the coding sequence ATGGATCTTACTTTCGGCATATTTTTCGGGCTTATTTCCATGCTCAGCTGGGGAGCATCCGATTTTTTTATTGCGAAATCCGTCAGAGGGAGCGGAGTTCTCAGGGCATTCCTCTGGGCCCAACTCACAAGCGTTATGCTTCTTTTTTTTATTTTTCTGGCCTATTACGATCTTCCGAAGTTCACATTTTATACGATAGCGCTGGTCATGACCGCAGGAACTCTTGGCGTCGTTTCCAATCTTTCTTTCTATCAAAGTCTTAGAGTCGGAAAAGTGTGCATTGTTATGCCGGTAGCTTCCTGCTGGGCGATGATAACGGTTGTGTTGAGCATGATATTCCTTGGGGAATCTTTGGATATTGCGCAATTGTTCGGCATTGTCTTTGCGATCGCCGGAGCATCTTTGGTTTCGTTCAAGCTGAGCGATCTGAAGAACTTGGATATAAAGAAACATGCGCACCAGGGGGTGGAGTTTGCCGTTGTCGCAGCATTCGCATACGGGACTAATTTTGTTCTGATCGATGTTCTGGTTTCCGAGATCGGATGGTTCCTGTCAATACTCATGATCGAAATTGTCGTGGTATTCCTCCTGCTTTTCTATTCCGGCGCGACGAAGAGCGACATCGCTTTTCCTAAAAACGTGTTTCTATTCGTGATATTGGTCGGAATACTTGATGCGACCGCATATCTTTCTTATGGAATCGGCGTGACGTCGGAGTTCGGTTCGATAGTCGCTCCGATAGCCGCGTCGTCTCCCGCAATCAGCATATTGCTTGCAAAAATATTTTTTAAAGAATATCTGGAAATAAATCAGAAGATAGGGATCCTTTCTGTCATCAGCGGATTGATCCTGCTTTCAATGTGA
- a CDS encoding DUF475 domain-containing protein codes for MDIVSMFVIIAGLCLFEVISSIDNAIINAEVLSTMQAKARRWFLLWGLVFAVFMVRGLLPWMIVWATTPSLGPVGALFATFSSDPKVIEAIERSSPILLAGGGTFLVFLFFHWIFLEPKNYGLRGERYIESKGVWFFSVVSILLTVIVWYALERDPLMAFGAVVGSTAFFITHGFKQNAEEEEKKLMEVGRSDFSKIMFLEVIDATFSIDGVLGAFAFTLSVPLILIGNGLGAYVVRNITMGNIDNIKKYIYLKNGAMYSIFFLGSIMLLDSFGFEIPTWLSPLVTFGVVIYFFNKSKKVATEK; via the coding sequence ATGGATATCGTTTCTATGTTCGTGATCATTGCGGGACTATGCCTTTTTGAAGTTATAAGCAGTATTGATAACGCGATCATCAATGCGGAAGTCCTTTCCACCATGCAGGCGAAAGCCAGGAGATGGTTTTTGCTTTGGGGTCTGGTCTTTGCCGTGTTTATGGTCAGAGGGCTTCTTCCGTGGATGATCGTTTGGGCAACAACTCCGTCGCTCGGTCCCGTTGGAGCTCTTTTTGCGACATTCAGCAGCGATCCGAAAGTGATCGAAGCGATCGAACGCTCTTCTCCGATCCTTCTTGCGGGAGGCGGAACTTTCCTTGTTTTTTTATTTTTCCATTGGATCTTTTTGGAACCGAAAAATTACGGATTACGGGGGGAAAGATATATTGAGTCAAAAGGCGTGTGGTTTTTTTCGGTCGTATCAATATTATTGACCGTGATCGTATGGTATGCGCTTGAAAGGGATCCATTGATGGCTTTCGGAGCGGTCGTAGGGTCTACCGCGTTTTTCATCACACATGGATTCAAACAGAATGCGGAAGAAGAAGAGAAGAAGCTTATGGAGGTTGGCAGGTCCGATTTCAGCAAGATCATGTTTCTGGAGGTTATCGACGCGACATTCTCGATCGATGGCGTTCTTGGCGCATTCGCATTCACGCTTTCCGTTCCGCTGATCCTGATCGGAAACGGACTTGGGGCTTATGTGGTGAGGAACATTACGATGGGGAATATCGATAACATAAAAAAATATATATATTTGAAAAACGGAGCGATGTACTCGATATTTTTCCTTGGGTCGATCATGCTTCTGGACAGTTTCGGTTTTGAGATACCGACCTGGCTGTCTCCGCTTGTCACGTTCGGCGTGGTCATATATTTTTTCAATAAATCAAAAAAAGTAGCCACTGAAAAGTGA
- a CDS encoding DNA polymerase IV — translation MDVRPVNIFDFPKAILHIDGDSFFASCEVAKNPELRGKAVITGLERGIVSSMSYEAKRMGITRAMRLFEVRKICPDAVILPSDYETYSLFSLRMYDIVRRYTPEVEEYSIDECFADLTGLQRPLNMSYEEMADRIKKELDSSLGITFSVGLAPTKVLAKIGSKFKKPSGLTIIKGREAHLFLNETPVGKVWGIGPQTSSYMNKLGIETALDFALKDKDWVLQKFTKPHFETWRELRGESVFALSVGKKDDYKSISKTKTFTPPSSDKEFIFSQLSKNVENACIKLRRHKLSTKRIFFFLKTQAYRYRGAEIKLSDATVSPNEILDAIGNYYSGVHVPGTLFRSTGVILSDLETMKDRQLDLFGKVAVLEKFTKIFESMDGIDRKYGKHSVFLGTSFSAMKNAQHEGEREVKSERRTNLFNGEDPRKRISIPFMGEAS, via the coding sequence ATGGATGTCAGGCCGGTAAATATATTTGATTTTCCAAAAGCGATCCTCCACATTGACGGGGACAGTTTTTTTGCGTCATGCGAGGTTGCCAAAAATCCGGAGCTGAGAGGGAAGGCTGTCATCACGGGGCTTGAAAGAGGGATCGTGTCTTCCATGTCCTATGAAGCCAAAAGAATGGGCATAACAAGGGCGATGAGATTGTTTGAGGTGAGAAAGATATGTCCCGATGCCGTGATCCTTCCTTCAGACTATGAGACCTACAGCCTTTTCTCCCTCAGGATGTATGACATTGTCCGAAGATACACTCCCGAGGTTGAGGAATACAGTATCGACGAATGTTTTGCGGATCTTACCGGGCTTCAGAGGCCTCTTAATATGTCCTATGAAGAAATGGCGGACAGGATAAAAAAGGAGCTGGATTCATCGCTCGGCATAACTTTTTCCGTCGGTCTTGCTCCCACAAAGGTACTCGCCAAGATCGGTTCCAAGTTCAAGAAGCCATCGGGCCTTACGATCATAAAGGGAAGGGAAGCGCATCTTTTTCTGAACGAAACTCCGGTGGGCAAGGTTTGGGGGATCGGACCTCAGACATCTTCATATATGAACAAGCTTGGCATAGAGACCGCGCTTGATTTCGCCCTGAAGGATAAGGATTGGGTCCTGCAGAAATTCACGAAACCCCATTTTGAAACGTGGAGGGAGCTGAGAGGGGAATCCGTTTTTGCGCTGAGCGTCGGAAAGAAGGATGACTATAAATCGATAAGCAAGACCAAGACCTTCACTCCTCCATCAAGCGACAAAGAATTCATATTCTCCCAGCTTTCAAAGAACGTCGAGAATGCCTGTATAAAGCTCAGGCGCCATAAGCTTTCGACGAAAAGGATATTCTTCTTTCTCAAGACGCAGGCCTATCGATATCGCGGGGCGGAGATCAAGCTTTCCGATGCGACAGTTTCTCCGAATGAGATATTGGACGCTATCGGGAACTATTATTCCGGGGTGCATGTTCCCGGAACGCTTTTTCGTTCCACGGGCGTGATACTTTCCGATCTTGAAACGATGAAAGACAGGCAATTGGATCTTTTCGGAAAGGTTGCAGTTCTGGAAAAATTCACGAAAATATTCGAGAGCATGGATGGCATAGACAGGAAATACGGCAAGCATTCCGTTTTTCTCGGGACAAGTTTCAGTGCCATGAAGAACGCGCAGCACGAAGGTGAAAGGGAGGTGAAGTCCGAGAGGAGAACGAATCTTTTCAATGGCGAGGATCCGAGAAAAAGAATATCCATTCCTTTTATGGGAGAGGCAAGCTGA
- the lexA gene encoding transcriptional repressor LexA, translating into MTSKYKEKINKFYIDRRRMPSYGEIMDLLGFRSKNAVFKLVKKLESEGFLSRDRRGRLIPKNMFASVKVLGSVEAGFPTAAEEELADTMTLDEYLIKNKEATFILKVSGDSMKDAGIIQGDMVIVERNRLPKDGDIVVAEVDGGWTIKYFRKMKNEIFLEPANKKFKTIHPKEEMKIAAVVRAVIRKY; encoded by the coding sequence ATGACATCAAAATATAAAGAAAAGATCAATAAATTCTATATAGACAGGCGGAGGATGCCTTCTTATGGCGAGATAATGGACCTTCTTGGTTTCAGGTCCAAAAACGCTGTTTTTAAACTTGTGAAAAAATTGGAAAGCGAAGGATTTCTTTCCAGGGACAGGAGAGGCAGGCTCATTCCCAAAAATATGTTCGCTTCTGTGAAAGTTCTGGGCTCTGTGGAGGCGGGTTTTCCGACTGCTGCGGAAGAAGAGCTTGCGGATACGATGACGCTGGATGAATATCTCATAAAGAACAAGGAGGCGACTTTCATTCTGAAAGTCAGCGGGGATTCCATGAAGGATGCCGGGATCATCCAGGGCGACATGGTTATTGTTGAAAGGAACAGGCTGCCGAAAGACGGGGATATCGTGGTTGCCGAGGTTGACGGGGGATGGACGATAAAATATTTCAGAAAAATGAAAAATGAAATATTTCTTGAGCCTGCGAACAAAAAATTCAAGACGATCCATCCGAAGGAGGAAATGAAGATCGCGGCGGTCGTGAGGGCAGTGATAAGAAAATATTGA
- a CDS encoding M23 family metallopeptidase, translated as MNKAIKAILALSVVVLAIYPGYVFYFGSTANVQNVNAPKSVPAADVSPQQADKALSGNGAASVVPENETASMLTVPLSLALERVTKKPFGIKVSPENSPVSPEKFSGYHTGVDFETFPQEADVDVPVSAVCSGILVEKRTVSGYGGVAIQKCSIDNSEAMVLYGHLKLSSIEKPAGGEMSAGEKIGMLGKGYSAETGGERKHLHLGIHKGSKINYLGYVQNENELADWIDAMEYLK; from the coding sequence ATGAATAAAGCGATAAAAGCCATATTGGCCCTGTCCGTTGTTGTCCTGGCGATCTATCCGGGGTATGTATTTTATTTTGGGTCAACCGCTAACGTTCAAAATGTCAACGCGCCAAAATCGGTTCCTGCCGCGGATGTTTCGCCGCAACAAGCGGATAAGGCTCTCTCCGGCAATGGTGCAGCGTCTGTTGTTCCGGAAAATGAAACTGCAAGCATGCTTACAGTTCCTCTTTCTTTGGCGCTGGAGCGTGTTACAAAGAAGCCGTTCGGTATCAAGGTATCACCCGAAAATTCTCCGGTCAGTCCCGAGAAGTTCTCCGGATATCATACAGGAGTTGATTTTGAAACATTTCCGCAAGAAGCCGATGTCGATGTTCCCGTTTCGGCCGTCTGCTCCGGGATCCTTGTTGAAAAAAGGACCGTTTCCGGATATGGGGGAGTGGCTATTCAGAAATGCAGCATTGATAACTCCGAGGCAATGGTTCTTTATGGCCATCTGAAACTTTCGAGCATTGAAAAGCCGGCCGGAGGAGAAATGTCCGCCGGCGAAAAGATCGGGATGTTGGGAAAAGGATATAGTGCTGAAACCGGCGGAGAAAGGAAGCATCTGCATCTTGGAATCCACAAGGGATCCAAAATAAATTATTTGGGATATGTTCAAAACGAAAACGAACTAGCGGATTGGATCGATGCAATGGAGTATTTGAAATGA
- a CDS encoding DMT family transporter, whose product MESWVILSLMTALLWATSDVINKFIFTRWPIKPVVLVIFSCLVNLVITFGVYVHQGLSELSVLHLLLAIAAAFFYFFGYYLYFSAVKMEEVSRITPLFYLMPLFILLLAAIFFQEKLTFIKYTGIILLVAGAILISQKGSFSFRIGKAFWFMILSALSISAYAIITKYLLNFSDYWTIFSYTRGLGLIPFLIPLIYKKLPDLEDAARQGGKAAIGMILGSASLNSIGIILITVAMAMGSVTLTNTMLSIQPLFVLIFAVFISRYYPQLFREDLDRRTVALKLVSILLIVAGAILIT is encoded by the coding sequence ATGGAATCATGGGTTATTTTGTCTTTAATGACCGCGCTTCTTTGGGCGACCTCGGACGTGATCAATAAGTTTATTTTTACCAGATGGCCGATAAAACCGGTAGTTCTGGTGATATTTTCATGTTTGGTCAATCTTGTAATAACCTTTGGCGTTTATGTTCATCAGGGATTATCGGAATTATCCGTTTTGCACTTATTGCTTGCGATAGCGGCGGCATTTTTCTATTTTTTTGGGTATTATCTTTATTTCAGCGCGGTTAAAATGGAAGAAGTGTCGCGCATCACGCCGCTTTTTTATCTGATGCCCCTTTTCATTCTGCTGCTCGCTGCGATATTTTTTCAGGAAAAACTTACGTTTATCAAATATACGGGAATTATCTTGCTGGTAGCGGGAGCTATACTCATTTCACAGAAAGGATCGTTCAGTTTTCGGATCGGAAAGGCATTCTGGTTCATGATCCTCTCGGCGCTTTCGATCTCCGCTTATGCGATAATAACAAAATATCTTTTGAATTTCTCAGACTATTGGACGATCTTCTCATACACAAGGGGATTGGGTCTGATACCGTTTCTTATTCCTTTGATCTACAAGAAGCTTCCCGATCTCGAGGATGCGGCCAGGCAAGGAGGAAAGGCCGCGATCGGAATGATCCTGGGAAGCGCTTCTCTTAATTCTATAGGCATTATTTTGATCACTGTCGCTATGGCCATGGGGTCTGTTACGCTTACAAACACTATGTTGTCGATTCAGCCTCTTTTTGTTCTCATTTTTGCGGTTTTTATCAGCAGATATTATCCGCAATTGTTCAGGGAAGATCTGGATCGCCGTACGGTTGCTCTTAAACTCGTTTCCATATTGTTGATCGTAGCGGGCGCGATCCTGATCACATAG
- the mscL gene encoding large-conductance mechanosensitive channel protein MscL, giving the protein MTIVEEFKKFIMRGSVIDLAIGIIVGGAFGKIVSSFVNDILMPPIGVILGGVKFSDLKFVLKAASGSSPEITLNYGSFIQASVDFLIIATAIFSMIKLINIMQKKEEEKPVALKEIPAQEKLLMEIRDLLRDRGQK; this is encoded by the coding sequence ATGACTATCGTTGAAGAGTTTAAAAAATTCATAATGCGAGGCAGTGTGATCGATCTCGCGATCGGCATAATCGTCGGTGGCGCATTCGGGAAAATAGTATCTTCTTTCGTGAACGATATCCTGATGCCTCCGATCGGTGTTATTCTTGGAGGGGTGAAATTCAGCGATCTGAAGTTTGTTCTCAAGGCGGCTTCGGGCAGTTCTCCGGAAATTACTTTGAACTATGGATCTTTCATCCAGGCATCCGTGGATTTTTTGATCATTGCAACTGCTATATTTTCGATGATCAAACTGATCAATATCATGCAAAAAAAGGAAGAAGAAAAACCTGTCGCCCTCAAAGAAATTCCGGCGCAGGAAAAACTTCTGATGGAGATCAGGGATCTGTTGAGAGATAGAGGACAAAAATAA